From a region of the Impatiens glandulifera chromosome 4, dImpGla2.1, whole genome shotgun sequence genome:
- the LOC124936964 gene encoding transcription repressor OFP13, translating to MKLPFIFKNNKVGRSNHHQPWQWPLCRHTNTLSFRAGQEIFKTVNSVFYDENEPRFAIPESWFTSSSELSLLSHTTDDDNSDELPLDPSTIRGLIKSERLFFEPGNTRSLMKEPKTNESINGVALAMESADPYGDFRRSMEEMVESHGLSDWEFLGELLCWYLKMNGKINHGFIIGAFVDLLIGIAVIPKSSSDSSTSYVSAASSFNDET from the coding sequence ATGAAGCTCCCATTTATCTTCAAGAACAACAAGGTTGGAAGAAGTAATCATCATCAACCATGGCAATGGCCTTTGTGTAGACACACAAACACTCTCTCATTCCGTGCCGGTCAAGAAATCTTCAAAACCGTCAATTCAGTCTTCTACGACGAAAACGAACCACGGTTCGCCATTCCCGAATCGTGGTTCACGAGCTCGTCAGAATTATCATTACTAAGTCACACGACAGACGATGATAATTCCGACGAGCTCCCTCTCGACCCTTCAACCATTCGTGGTTTGATCAAGTCCGAGAGGCTTTTCTTCGAGCCGGGCAACACAAGGTCACTCATGAAGGAACCGAAGACCAACGAAAGCATAAATGGAGTGGCGCTGGCTATGGAGTCGGCCGATCCTTATGGGGATTTTCGACGATCTATGGAGGAGATGGTGGAGAGTCATGGGCTGAGTGATTGGGAATTCTTGGGAGAATTGTTGTGTTGGTATTTGAAAATGAATGGGAAGATTAATCATGGGTTTATAATTGGAGCATTTGTTGATCTTCTCATTGGGATTGCGGTTATTCCAAAATCATCATCCGATTCAAGTACTTCTTATGTATCTGCAGCCTCTTCGTTTAACGATGAAACATAG